ATTCTACCAAATACCTGGAAGACGGATCTTATCTGCGCCTGAAAACAGTATCGCTTGATTATTCACTGCCACAGCGTTTTATCAAAAGGGCGTTTATGTCCGGCCTGTCCCTGAACGTGGCCATGCAGAACCTTTTTACCTGGACGAAGTACACAGGGCTTGACCCGGAGGTGTCTACCCGGAATAGTGTGCTCACCCCCGGCTATGACTACTCTGCCTATCCGCAGGCGAGAACGATCACCTTTGGACTAAAAGCTAATTTCTAAACCCGCTTAAAATCTCAAATATGAAAATCAAGTATTTCATTTTGTTGAGTTTTATAATAATATCATCAGCCTCCTGTAACAAGTTCCTGGATACCAAACCAAAAGATGCGCTGTTCCCGGGAGGTTATTACAAAACAGAACAGGAACTCGATTATGCACTGACCGCTGTTTATTCCAGCCTGGGAGCAGATGCCCTATATGGCAATAATGCACTTTACCTTTTAGGCTGGTCCGGCGATGAGGGGTTTATGAACCGTTCTTCTATTGCAACCGGGGCTTTCCGTTTGAATCATACACCCGGCGATCAATATGTGACAGCTTTCTGGAGAGAGTGTTATAATGGTATCAACCGTGCGAATGCCTTATTGGAAGGAGTGAATAATAACCCCGCAATTCCGGAAGCTAAAAGGAATACAGTAAAGGGAGAAGCGCTTTTCCTGAGGGCCTATTTTCACTTTTTGCTGGTGCAGAACTTTGGTGCCGTTCCGCTGAAGCTCGCATCCAGCAAGTCCGCAATAGATGTACATATACCAAAGAATACCATCAAAGAAGTGTATGATCAGATAGTAAAGGATATGACGGAGGCAGAACCGCTGGTAGGAGATATCAGCAGTTATGGCTTTGGTGGCCGCGTTTCCAAATCTGCTGTCCGCGGAATATTGATGCGGGTAAACCTCTATATGGCAGGTTTTCCGCTGAAAGATGCCAGCCGCTACCAGGAAGTGATCAACTGGGGAAAGAAGATCATGGAGGACGGTTTGGCTGCACACCGCCTCAATCCCAGTTTTTCCAATATCTTCATCACACTTGCTTCGGAGAAATACGACATAAAGGAAAGTATCTGGGAAGTTGAATTTATAGGCAACGGAACGGAAGCCTATGCTGAAACCGGCAGGAATGGCTGGATCAATGGTATTTCTACTGCCAATACCAATACCGGCAGGGCAGATGCTTACATGGCCTATACTGCCAAATTATATAATATCTATGAGCCGGGTGACCTGAGAAAGTTCTGGTGTATCCCGCTTTTCAATTATGCAGTGTTGCCTGCCGCCAACGGCGTAAAAACTTTGATCTCCGAAGTTCCGCTGGAAAGCACTAAATATTTGAGAACGCCGGGTAAGTTCAGAAGGGAATATGAAACACTGATCCCTAAAAGTGCTACCCGTTCACCTATTAATGTACAGCTATTAAGATATACAGATGTATTGCTTATGTATGCTGAAGCGCTGAATGAGATGCAGGGGCCTACTGCGGAAGTGCAGGGCGTTGTGAATCAGGTAAGACGCAGAGGCTGGTCTACCGGCGTGAAGAACATCACCATCACAAACGGCGGCAGTGGATATACCACCGCAC
This DNA window, taken from Chitinophaga niabensis, encodes the following:
- a CDS encoding RagB/SusD family nutrient uptake outer membrane protein codes for the protein MKIKYFILLSFIIISSASCNKFLDTKPKDALFPGGYYKTEQELDYALTAVYSSLGADALYGNNALYLLGWSGDEGFMNRSSIATGAFRLNHTPGDQYVTAFWRECYNGINRANALLEGVNNNPAIPEAKRNTVKGEALFLRAYFHFLLVQNFGAVPLKLASSKSAIDVHIPKNTIKEVYDQIVKDMTEAEPLVGDISSYGFGGRVSKSAVRGILMRVNLYMAGFPLKDASRYQEVINWGKKIMEDGLAAHRLNPSFSNIFITLASEKYDIKESIWEVEFIGNGTEAYAETGRNGWINGISTANTNTGRADAYMAYTAKLYNIYEPGDLRKFWCIPLFNYAVLPAANGVKTLISEVPLESTKYLRTPGKFRREYETLIPKSATRSPINVQLLRYTDVLLMYAEALNEMQGPTAEVQGVVNQVRRRGWSTGVKNITITNGGSGYTTAPTVTFSAGNGSTATGKATVAGGVVTKIDLDRDPTGVEFSLSGKYTTAPTITLTGGGGTGAQATATIYVPEDADVKPAFTASKETFRKFLQDERLRELNFENIRRADLVRWEIYEQTHRDMAATMTVDIPGNVFISYYSNIEIPKHLFLPIPNAEMVTNNKMVQNTGW